Proteins encoded in a region of the Leishmania panamensis strain MHOM/PA/94/PSC-1 chromosome 7 sequence genome:
- a CDS encoding protein kinase, putative (TriTrypDB/GeneDB-style sysID: LpmP.07.0280) yields the protein MSGSQLDSTAASNEMSPTAVSSTFAASLPPIRSLPATITPSPLAVLAQQQQQQQHDLPLSPRRAPFHHIDSTADDPLGSDRLYTQRSNCALLDTVHHAKAASKPVLHVVQQERRASDSDSSSSPPPAAVARLASQSVDITYSTLCVDHDDAAAYAKSSSSTARAATTSMHTDEARTSRDGLPARPTQDQSSSEGNADSAAAQARTKTPSHTTAVGASNITSSTMTVCCSGIAADATTVAIIATQHSPSSLVNASSDASPTPTSMGSQAPYSPLKPTSISLQPEAGVKGTLNTTSRDSAEQQPSGDGGLTAMTTTSTATSTSTAANALPLPMPCPTIGEPKALLPSRTAPLMFLPGDDSPQSSSTATSEAGAAPLVPRREKRRPPSLFAGLPMTATYSTVAIRPVLIPPAVGRLEDRSLTQPAAALMHPCAAQAMHPTSPPLQTNQLLPRQLQRPSAPPLRTSGWLSPLSGNLVSLTLPTIHDDAGGERGTSEGRLSTSATRREMDGVMKAPPPMKLTISAPAPVKQFAAFLPMTSPPLRSSGTTYPIGVQQPRAAYESQKSLSGSGFFTGDTSSSMAARCSAVEATAPATATLGSTPLSATVNHYGPLYTGYTSAAAGSEDGGLGGTATLNTTPLVGYSTLGGFASRLQPPSAGRLQVTGMSGGVPAAARVLSPLSPAAAVAAPKARRCPPPPLLFRLRSPVGPVSLNTIFSANDINGDVTSPGSAAPCSTTSQAVNSATAAAATSAGASSSVLTTPPLNPRPMTITMNSGSTADLVSTMADQAARGGGCNPSAMPARWGPLPRTHHGSLHQNLNTFPLSTRSGSAGGPLVRISQDRRTLVAGLFRVSPDGCLTVRNMLLLNPTRIDAGSTTGRAGGPGTYESFMGSTADRTGAGGGGSLPLQLLHPQRSMTNYSPLSSNGGLAGRMQLLGPGGGLDLGGGGGVGGSAGGLGPMTPSTTVSDWYSPSPYHGGGGWTNRRNMLSNNGAGGGINTATNASFTLFSTSMDTPFSPIMYSMDSQQLALPSSLGGHYDRAGAAAGQPPQSLSAVREDIATSQFLSASGAPQQQLGQHQEFLHGAHHVTEATASPTRTLGFGVLSSGGTAATQQQVSPSNFTNASGRPPGGGGGTTHHRQLRRQVSGGWLPGALAATSAASPPTFVSTDSPGSMLGTGALTDTDTVSTLLLPYMDIPAWRGGMAWATGGSCVGSPSVYANPGGFRTTAAAAAATAATAAMMTSSGTTQAMPCPSLPPNVVRLRDLDILSTTVGEGASAMVYVAIHKPTGRRLAVKRVDLSPLCLGCPSPYLRSGAVSNARIHELQHIVVRELQVLHLTYRSPFMVKVYNAFFIAEMAALDIVMEFMHYGSLDHLADFLQRHARLTRDSQQQRHRLLTGDGDTDIDGDGEGGGHSSRCGSTSTAPLLCDTLEASQFADEPLKATLATGVGRNDTSGGSERCPSAAFTSPKPLDSRRTFSGPIPSVALVPRKFSVTGTNGGSDSDSTADGSGVLNHHATLRFRHIYDANESLPLDSYSVESNYGTDDTESDDGSGLVEEPFGVTERLVAVVGEQLLRGVRDMHSRGYIHRDIKPGNVLVNEHGVVKLSDFGLSQRCDGSGIGIKNHMLSYVPPASIAATQSNTPLQSPAIQPTGARAHRTPFPGHAHRGSIGAAAGGPFSSGVIGTTPPEMASSGEGLMLGATSSLLAQHDGMDVLEAESTSSEEGVVEWGATGRGRSGLSPSSSSSSDGAENCCGTQKYMSPERQRGEPYGKPADIWAVGVTLAEFAVGEYPYDLEDVIDEFDRVSRMEKPVDVLKFNRHRAVPLGTVFADFCRLATLPTASQRPTAQELLEHPFFKQWHRPFNLKDYLAARVPVPSNQLKEDYLAKQCKPSQEWPQPTRWSS from the coding sequence ATGTCCGGCTCACAGctcgacagcaccgccgcgagtAACGAGATGTCACCCACTGCGGTTTCCTCGACCTTCGCCGCGTCATTGCCGCCGATCCGGTCGTTACCAGCGACGATAACGCCGTCCCCATTGGCGGTgttggcgcagcagcagcagcagcagcagcacgactTACCACTATCACCACGTCGTGCTCCTTTTCACCATATCGACTCAACTGCTGATGACCCGCTCGGTTCCGATCGACTATACACCCAGCGAAGCAactgtgcgctgctggacaCCGTTCATCATGCCAAGGCCGCATCGAAGCCGGTGCTGCATGTCGTACAGCAGGAGCGCCGCGCCAGTGATTCTGattcttcttcctctccccctcccgccgcAGTAGCGCGGTTGGCGAGCCAGAGTGTCGACATCACCTACTCCACTTTGTGCGTGGACCACGATGATGCAGCAGCCTACGCGAAGTCTTCTTCAAGCACCGCAAGAGCAGCGACGACCTCCATGCACACCGACGAGGCTCGTACATCAAGAGATGGACTGCCGGCCCGACCAACGCAGGATCAGTCAAGCTCAGAGGGTAATGCCgactctgccgctgcgcaggccCGCACAAAGACCCCAAGCCACACCACGGCTGTTGGAGCATCCAACATCACTTCCTCTACGATGACTgtctgctgcagtggcatCGCGGCAGACGCAACAACGGTGGCGATCATCGCTACTCAGCACAGCCCTTCGTCTCTTGTCAATGCGAGCAGTGACGCATCACCCACCCCAACCAGCATGGGGAGCCAGGCGCCCTACTCGCCGCTCAAGCCAACGTCGATCTCCCTGCAACCGGAGGCGGGTGTAAAAGGCACGCTAAATACTACATCGCGGGACtctgcagagcagcagcccagCGGTGATGGGGGCCTGACAGCAATGACAACGACGTCGACCGCCACCAGCACGAGCACAGCGGCAAATGCATTGCCTCTCCCGATGCCGTGCCCCACCATAGGAGAGCCCAAGGCATTATTGCCGTCTCGaacagcgccgctgatgtTCCTGCCGGGCGATGACTCACCGCAAAGTAGCTCCACAGCGACATCAGAAGCGGGAGCAGCCCCGTTAGTGCCGCGCCGTGAAAAGCGTCGTCCACCGTCACTCTTTGCAGGCTTACCGATGACGGCGACATATTCAACCGTCGCCATCCGACCTGTGCTGATCCCGCCAGCTGTTGGCAGACTGGAGGATCGATCACTCACGCAGCCAGCGGCCGCCTTGATGCATCCGTGCGCGGCGCAGGCAATGCATCCgacttctcctccccttcaaACCAACCAGCTTCTGCCCAGACAGCTACAGCGGCCGTCggcgcctccgctgcgcaCGTCTGGCTGGCTCAGCCCATTATCCGGTAACCTCGTTTCATTGACGTTACCGACGATCCACGACGATGCCGGTGGCGAGAGGGGCACCAGTGAAGGGCGGCTGAGCACGTCGGCTACCAGACGAGAGATGGACGGGGTGATGaaggcaccgccgcccatgAAACTTACCAtctctgcgcctgcgcctgtgAAGCAGTTCGCAGCCTTTTTGCCCATGacctcaccgccgcttcgATCCAGCGGGACAACCTACCCGATCGGGGTTCAGCAGCCCCGAGCCGCGTATGAGAGTCAAAAGAGcctcagcggcagtggcttCTTTACTGGTGACACCAGTTCATCGATGGCGGCTCGCTGCAGTGCGGTTGAGGCCACTGCCCCGGCAACCGCCACACTAGGCTCGACGCCGCTGAGTGCGACGGTGAACCACTACGGACCTCTCTACACAGGCTACAcgtccgctgccgctgggaGTGAGGATGGCGGGCTTGGTGGTACTGCCACATTGAACACGACACCCCTAGTAGGCTACAGCACCTTGGGCGGGTTTGCCAGCCGACTTCAGCCGCCATCCGCAGGGCGTCTACAGGTGACTGGCATGAGTGGTGGGgttcccgctgctgccaggGTCCtgtcgcctctttctccggcagctgccgtggcagCTCCCAaagcgcgccgctgcccaccgccgccgctgctctttcGTCTTCGTTCTCCAGTCGGCCCAGTGTCGCTCAACACTATTTTCAGTGCTAACGATATCAACGGCGACGTGACCTCTCCTggatcagcagcgccgtgctctACAACGAGCCAAGCAGTCAATTCagctaccgctgctgctgctaccagcgccggtgcctcctcctcagtgcTGACCACTCCTCCGCTGAATCCGCGGCCCATGACAATAACCATGAACAGTGGTAGCACAGCCGACTTGGTGAGCACCATGGCGGATCAAGCCGCGCGTGGAGGCGGCTGCAACCCTTCGGCTATGCCCGCTCGATGgggccctctcccccgcacTCACCACGGCAGCCTACACCAGAACTTGAATACCTTTCCCCTTAGCACTcgtagcggcagcgctggtggcCCCCTCGTGCGCATTTCACAGGATCGTCGCACCCTCGTCGCAGGGCTGTTCCGTGTGTCGCCGGACGGCTGCCTCACGGTGCGCAACATGCTTCTTCTCAACCCGACCCGTATCGACGCCGGCAGCACGACTGGCAGAGCGGGCGGGCCAGGCACCTATGAGAGTTTTATGGGCAGCACTGCAGACAGGactggcgctggtggcggcgggagtctaccgctgcagctgttgcaCCCTCAACGATCGATGACCAACTATTCGCCCttgagcagcaacggcggcctCGCGGGACGCATGCAACTGCTTGGacccggcggcggcctcgacctcgggggtggtgggggcgttggtggcagcgcgggcGGACTAGGCCCCATGACACCGAGCACAACCGTCTCCGACTGGTACTCGCCTAGCCCGTatcacggcggcggcgggtggACCAACAGACGGAATATGCTCAGCAACAACGGGGCTGGCGGAGGCATCAATACCGCGACGAACGCGTCTTTCACGCTCTTCTCTACCAGCATGGATACACCGTTCAGCCCGATCATGTACTCGATGGATAGCCAGCAACTGGCCCTGCCGAGTTCCCTCGGCGGGCACTACGATAgagccggtgctgctgctgggcagccgccgcagtcgctgAGCGCGGTACGCGAGGACATCGCCACCTCTCAGTTCCTCAGTGCGAGCGGcgccccacagcagcagctggggCAACACCAAGAATTTCTGCATGGTGCGCATCACGTGACAGAGGCCACTGCATCGCCTACCCGGACTCTCGGCTTCGGTGTGCTGAGCAGtggtggcacagcagcgacgcagcagcaggtgagcCCGTCTAACTTCACTAACGCTTCCGGGCGTCCtcctggtggtggtggcggcaccacacaccacaggcagctgcggcgtcaGGTGAGCGGAGGTTGGCTGCCAGGGGCGCTTGCTGCGACGAGCGCGGCCTCACCACCCACCTTTGTGAGCACAGATAGCCCAGGGAGTATGTTGGGCACCGGTGCTCTCACAGACACTGACACGGTgagcacgctgctgctgccctacATGGACATTCCAGCCTGGCGAGGCGGGATGGCCTGGGCAaccggcggcagctgtgTTGGCAGCCCTTCAGTATACGCGAATCCCGGTGGCTtccgcaccaccgcggcagcagcagcagcgacggccgccaccgccgcgatGATGACCAGCTCAGGAACAACTCAGGCCATGCCAtgcccatcgctgccgcctaATGTGGTTCGGCTACGTGACCTCGACATCCTCTCGACGACAGTCGGCGAAGGCGCCTCAGCGATGGTGTATGTTGCGATACACAAGCCTACCGGCCGTCGCCTCGCCGTGAAGCGGGTGGACCTCTCCCCGCTATGCCTGGGCTGCCCCTCACCGTacctgcgcagcggtgccgttTCGAACGCCCGCATCCACGAGCTTCAGCACATCGTGGTCcgcgagctgcaggtgctTCACCTCACTTACCGCAGCCCATTTATGGTCAAGGTCTACAATGCCTTCTTCATTGCTGAGATGGCCGCGCTGGACATCGTGATGGAGTTTATGCACTACGGCAGCCTCGACCACCTCGCCGACTTCTTACAAAGACACGCGCGGCTGACTCGAGActcgcagcaacagcggcaccggctgctcaccggcgacggcgacacTGACATCGATGGCGAcggtgaaggcggcggtcatagcagccgctgcggcagcacatcCACTGCTCCCTTGCTCTGTGACACCCTCGAGGCTTCGCAGTTTGCCGACGAGCCGCTGAAAGCTACCTTGGCGACCGGCGTCGGAAGGAacgacaccagcggcggcagcgaacgGTGTCCGTCTGCGGCGTTCACCTCACCTAAGCCGCTGGACTCCCGGCGTACTTTCTCAGGGCCGATACCGtcagtggcgctggtgccgcgtAAGTTTAGCGTCACCGGCACGAACGGTGGTAGTGATTCGGATAGCACGGCAGACGGAAGTGGTGTGTTGAATCACCACGCGACTCTCAGGTTCAGGCACATCTACGACGCGAATGAGAGTCTTCCGCTCGACTCATACTCGGTGGAGAGCAACTACGGCACAGACGACACGGAGTCGGACGACGGTAGCGGTCTCGTCGAGGAACCCTTCGGCGTTACAGAGCGCCTGGTTGCCGTTGTGGGGGAGCAACTGCTGCGCGGTGTCCGTGACATGCACTCCCGCGGCTACATCCATCGCGACATCAAGCCCGGCAACGTCCTTGTGAATGAGCACGGCGTCGTGAAGCTCAGCGACTTTGGGCTATCACAGCGttgcgacggcagcggcattgGTATCAAGAACCACATGCTGTCCTATGTACCCCCCGCCTCTATCGCCGCAACGCAGTCTAACACACCGCTACAGTCGCCAGCGATACAGCCGACAGGCGCACGCGCCCATCGTACACCGTTCCCCGGGCACGCtcaccgcggcagcatcggcgcagccgccggcggcccattcagcagcggcgtgatTGGCACGACACCACCCGAGATGGCGAGCTCCGGAGAGGGGTTGATGCTCGGCGCCACCAGCagcctgctggcgcagcacgaTGGCATGGATGTTTTGGAGGCAGAGTCAACATCGTCGGAGGAGGGCGTGGTCGAGTGGGGCGCTACCGGAAGAGGCAGAAGCGGGCTTAGcccatcgtcgtcgtcctcgtctgACGGTGCCGAGAATTGCTGTGGTACCCAGAAGTACATGAGCCCTGAGCGCCAGCGCGGCGAGCCATACGGCAAGCCAGCTGATATCTGGGCCGTTGGCGTCACGCTCGCCGAGTTCGCGGTGGGCGAATATCCCTATGACCTCGAGGACGTCATCGACGAGTTCGACCGCGTGTCGCGGATGGAGAAGCCGGTGGATGTGCTGAAGTTCAACAGGCACCGGGCGGTACCGCTGGGCACCGTTTTCGCAGATTTCTGCCGACTGGCCACATTGCCGACGGCTTCGCAGCGACCGACGGCGCAGGAACTGCTTGAGCACCCCTTCTTCAAACAGTGGCACCGTCCGTTCAACCTCAAGGACTACCTCGCTGCCCGCGTGCCCGTGCCGTCGAACCAGCTGAAGGAGGACTACCTCGCGAAGCAGTGCAAGCCCTCGCAGGAGTGGCCACAGCCAACCAGGTGGTCAAGCTAA